The DNA segment TGTTCGGTAAACCGTTGGTCCATACCGAACACACGGACCAAATCACAAGTCTGGATGCAGTCATGGGGAAGCCTCCGGGCGCGATCTGACTGTCTCCGGCTCTCTTTCACCTCGAGAGTTGTTGGCGAGCGAATGCCATTTTTTCTTGTCACCCATCGATCACTCGTTGAAGCTGATAGCGAGCAGGCCGCTGCTGTCAAAGCTCTCGATAAAATTGAAAGCAGTCGGAAACTCGAGTTCGAAGTGAAATTCGATGAAACGACGATCACCTGCGTAATGCTGGACAGAGCACTGGAGGAGATGGATTCATCATCTCCAGAAGGCCAGGCACTGCATCAGGAGCCGTTAGCCGGGACTACCAACGCTGGTCAGTCACCCGACGAGAACTCATCGCGGACAACGATACCGGAACGCCCGAACGCGCGGACGACCACGATGGTTGCGGCCTTTCTTGGGGGGCTGGTGCTGGCGACGTTCATGCTTGCAGTATTGTGATCGTCAACAACGACGGTCAGAGTACAACATGCCGCTGATCACCGAATGCCGCCCACGGCAATCGTATCACGACCGTCATTGATTTTCACCCACTTGCCGGGATCACGCGAGTCCTGACGCTTCAGATAGGTGTACTCGGTTTCCGACCATTTCCTGATCTCCGCACGCAGATTGTCGAGCACGAAGTCACCCAGTCCTGACCGGACCGCCAACACAGCGTGACCCGATCCGTCCGGTTGAAGCACTACTGTGATCAGCAGGTTGGAGGGCGAGAACCCACGTTCCATCAGGAGCTTCCGCTTCTGAAGAACGAAGTCTTCGCAGTCGGCTGCGTCGACCGGATAGGTCCAGTATTCTTCGACACCATACCTCTCCATATCTGTCATCGCCGGGATCAGGTTCACCTTACGGTTCACATCGACAAGGCGACTCCAGGTCTCTGGCGTCAGCTTCATCGGCCCGCGATCTGCAACGCGGGGGCGGCATTCTCCGGGCAGGCGTTCACAGAATTCAAAATGACCAATTGGCTGGGTAGTCGGTCCGGCGATCGGCATGGCATCCAGAGCCGCCGCATCGGGATTCCACGCCACCCCCATCGAGGTCGTCATTATTGCGATTATTGCGAACATAAACCTGACAGTCATAAGTCGTCCCCGTTTGTTGCAATGACTTATGAGGATCGGCTGCCACTATCGGGCAAACAATTTAGGTGCAATTTTATCGATTGTTATGTTTTGTTCGCGCAGCTTGTCAACGGCGGAGTAAAAACCGGCCACGGGGCGGAGCAAAAGTCGGCCACTATGGCGGCCGCCTGAGACCGCCGGGAGGGCGTAGCCCGAGCGGGGGTCTCAGGCGGGGGCGGCGATTTTTTGAGAGGTGTCAGCCGGCCTTTCGGGCGCGGCTCTGGGCGAGACGATAGCTGTCGCCGTTCATCTCGAGGATGTTGACGTGGTGGGTGATGCGATCGAGCAACGCGCCGGTCAGACGCTCGGATCCCAGGGTTTCGGTCCATTCGTCGAAAGGCAGATTGCTGGTGATCAGGGTGGCACCGCGCTCATAGCGTTGCGAGATCAGCTCGAACAGCAACTCCGCGCCGGTCTTTGATAGCGGGACGAAGCCCAGCTCGTCGATGATCAGTAGCTTGTAGGCCGCCATTTGCTTCTGGAAGCGGAGAAGACGCCGCTCATCACGCGCCTCCATCATCTCACTGACCAGGGCGGCGGCCGTGGTGAAGCCGACGGACAAGCCCTTCTGGCAGGCGGCCAGGCCGAGGCCGAGAGCAACATGCGTCTTGCCGGTTCCACTGGGACCGAGAGCAATGACGTTCTCGCGGCGCTCGATCCATTCGCAGCGGGACAGTTCCAGCACCTGCATCTTGTTGAGCTTGGGGATAGCTGTGAAGTCGAAGCTATCCAGGCTTTTGACGACCGGGAATTTGGCCGCCTTGATGCGACGTTCGACCTTGCGGCGATCCCGCTCGATCGTTTCCCGTTCGGCAAGCCGGAACAGGTAGCCGACGTGATCGACGCCCTCGGTTGCGCATAGCCGGGCCAGCTTCTGGTGCTCGCGCTGGAAGGTCGGCAGCTTCAGGGCCTTGAGATAGTGCGCGAGCAGGATCTCGGGTGCTTCGGTGTTCATGCGGCTTCTCCCGCATCCGACGACAGGAGACGCATATACGCCTTCGCCGAGGTCGTCTCGACCGTCGCCCTCGGCAGATAGGGGTAGATGGACAGGTCCAGTCTGGGCGGCCGGCGTTCCACCCGGCACAGGATCAGATGCTTGACGGCGTCAAAGCCAATGGCGCCAAGCTGGATCGCCTGCTTCACCGCCGCATGCAGATCGGCGAGTTCGAAGCTCTCCAGCAGGCGGAGGACCTGCACGTACTCACGCCGGCCGTGCTTGGCCATGCGGCCTTCCATCAACCGGCGCAGCGTAGCGAACTCTTGCGGCAAGTCCCAGCCCTGGAGGGGCGCTGCCTGATCCAGCGAATTGATCTTCTGCTCGATCAGCGGCAGGTAATGGACAGGATCGAAGACGACGTCTTCCCGTTCCCAGCACCGAGGATGGCGGGCGATGATCTCGCCACGGCAACCGATGACCACTTCGTTGACATAGCCGCGCACCCACACATCCTGATGGCCATAGGCGACCGGGACGGAATAGTCGTTGGTCTTGTAGCGCACCAGCGACTGCGCCGTCACCTTGGCACTTGCCTGGTCGCAGGCATCAAATGGCGAGGCTGGCAAGGCGCGCATGGCAGCCAGATCGCGCCGCAAGCGCTCGCCGATCGTCTCGCTCTCGCCGCGCAGCCTGTCGCGCTGGCGCTTCCGGCACTGCTCCTCCAGAAAGGTGTTGAACGCCTCCCATGTCGCAAACTGCGGGATCGGCACCATGAAGTTGCGCCGGGCATAGCCGACGAGACCCTCGACGTTCCCCTTGTCGTTGCCCTTGCCGGGACGGCCATAGCGATCCCGGATAAGGTAGTGGGACAGGAAGCCGCTGAACAACGTCGCGCGCTTGCGGGTGCCGTCAGGCAAAATCTTCGCCACCAGGCAACGGTCGTTGTCGTAGACGATCGACTGTGGCACGGCCCCAAAGAAGGCAAATGCATGGATGTGGCCGTCGACCCAGGCCTCGGCCACCGCCGCCGGATAGGCCCGCACATAGCAGCCGTCGCTATGCGGCAGATCGAGCACGAAGAAGCGCGCCTTCTGCTCCACGCCGCCAATCACGACCGTCGCCTCACCGAAGTCCGCCTGCGCATGGCCGGGCGGATGCGACAGCGGCACAAACACCTCTTGTCGGCGCTGATCCCGATCGCGCATATAATCCTTGATGATCGTGTAGCCGCCGGTGAACCCGCATTCGTCGCGCAGGCGGTCGAACACCCGCTTGGCCGTATGGCGCTGCTTGCGCGGCACCTTCAGGTCTTCATCGAGCCAATGGTCGATCGTCGAAACGAACGCATCAAGCTTCGGACGCCGGATCGGTGATCGCCGCTGATAGCCGGGCGGCGTCGAATAGGCCACCATCTTGGCCACGCTGTCGCGCGATATGTTGAAATACTTTGCTGCCTGACGCTGCGTCATCCCTTCGGAAACAGCCAGGCGAACCTTGAGGTATAATTCCACGGTGTAGATCCCCTGTCCCTCCTGCGATCATTGCAGAAAGGAAATAGGTGGCCGGATTTTACTCCGCCCGCAGAAGCATTATGCCGCCGCTACCGTGGACGACTTTTGCACCGCCGCTCTCACCCTAATGGTTCCCAATTGGTGGGATCTGATCGATCCGGCTTGCGTCCGCAGCCTCTTTGTGAGAATGATTTGCAATTGCAATAGTGGTGGGCTTTGAAAGCGCGGTGGACGATGGACAGACCGGTGAGGGGATGGCAACAAACGGTGGGAGAGGCGTCCCTTTCGGATGTGCACCGGTCGATCAAGGTCGCGGCAGGAGCGGGCACTTTCCGAAGGGCAATGGCTTTCTTCGGGCCCGGCTATCTCGTCGCGGTCGGGTACATGGACCCAGGCAATTGGGCGACATCTCTGGCCGGGGGATCACGCTTCGGCTACGCGCTGCTCACGGTGGCCCTGATTTCAAACATCATGGCGATCGTCCTTCAGTCGCTGTGCGCGCGCCTCGCCATCGCCTCGGGGCGAGACCTGGCGCAGGCCTGTCGTGATGCCTACCCCAAACCGGTTGCCATGGTGCTGTGGCTGCTGGCCGAAATAGCGATCATTGCGACTGACATCGCCGAGGTAATCGGCACTGCAATCGGCTT comes from the Rhizobium oryzihabitans genome and includes:
- the istB gene encoding IS21-like element helper ATPase IstB; its protein translation is MNTEAPEILLAHYLKALKLPTFQREHQKLARLCATEGVDHVGYLFRLAERETIERDRRKVERRIKAAKFPVVKSLDSFDFTAIPKLNKMQVLELSRCEWIERRENVIALGPSGTGKTHVALGLGLAACQKGLSVGFTTAAALVSEMMEARDERRLLRFQKQMAAYKLLIIDELGFVPLSKTGAELLFELISQRYERGATLITSNLPFDEWTETLGSERLTGALLDRITHHVNILEMNGDSYRLAQSRARKAG
- a CDS encoding transglutaminase-like cysteine peptidase, which produces MTVRFMFAIIAIMTTSMGVAWNPDAAALDAMPIAGPTTQPIGHFEFCERLPGECRPRVADRGPMKLTPETWSRLVDVNRKVNLIPAMTDMERYGVEEYWTYPVDAADCEDFVLQKRKLLMERGFSPSNLLITVVLQPDGSGHAVLAVRSGLGDFVLDNLRAEIRKWSETEYTYLKRQDSRDPGKWVKINDGRDTIAVGGIR
- the istA gene encoding IS21 family transposase translates to MELYLKVRLAVSEGMTQRQAAKYFNISRDSVAKMVAYSTPPGYQRRSPIRRPKLDAFVSTIDHWLDEDLKVPRKQRHTAKRVFDRLRDECGFTGGYTIIKDYMRDRDQRRQEVFVPLSHPPGHAQADFGEATVVIGGVEQKARFFVLDLPHSDGCYVRAYPAAVAEAWVDGHIHAFAFFGAVPQSIVYDNDRCLVAKILPDGTRKRATLFSGFLSHYLIRDRYGRPGKGNDKGNVEGLVGYARRNFMVPIPQFATWEAFNTFLEEQCRKRQRDRLRGESETIGERLRRDLAAMRALPASPFDACDQASAKVTAQSLVRYKTNDYSVPVAYGHQDVWVRGYVNEVVIGCRGEIIARHPRCWEREDVVFDPVHYLPLIEQKINSLDQAAPLQGWDLPQEFATLRRLMEGRMAKHGRREYVQVLRLLESFELADLHAAVKQAIQLGAIGFDAVKHLILCRVERRPPRLDLSIYPYLPRATVETTSAKAYMRLLSSDAGEAA